The nucleotide sequence CGAGTGCAGAAGGTATCAAGCCTGTCGTGATCCAAACTCACCATGTTTCAGTGAAAGCTATGAAACAAGCCGTAGCTGAAATCCAAGCATCTGAATACGTAAGCCACCAGGTCATTCTTTACCCTATTAAAGGCTAAAACTAAATCGTCTTAATAAACTGATGCTTTCAGTTTATTAAGAGAATCATGACTCAAAATATCTAGCAATTCTATCTAAGACACCGATATTTTCTTTTAGAAAAAAATATCCCGCATTTGATCAAAGTGCTTTTCGGACTAGGTTTCAAGCATCTTTATTATGGATTTTACATGACTCTAAAGCACAAAATATTTCTACTTTTAAGTAGCTTAATGGTTTCTTTTGTTGGCGCTATGCCGGCAAACTCAATCATTTGTGTGTCAGAATCTGGTGAAGTGAAATTTGAATTAGGCTTCAATGGCTCATGTGATTGCGCCGAAGAAACTCAAGAGCACCAAGACCATGATTCTTGCGAGAGTGTTGAATGTACTAATCTTCAACTAAAGTCAAACGATTGTTCTGATCAAGAAATTCAATCACTCGAATCTGATCAGAGAAATGACTTCTTGGCTCCTACCGTATTTAAGATCACTAACCATTTTGATTTTAAACTCACTGATAAAAATAATACCCAGATACCAACAACGCTCTTCTGGCCTTTACAGAAACCGAGCATCCCCCCCCACACCTTCATATTCTTGCTGTGACTCAAGTCCTTATTTAATACTGATACCTCTAAGCATTCTTAATGCTTAGCCAGCTCCCAATCTATTGATTTTTTCAATGGATTTTCTTACTTTATGTATAAGATAAATTGGTATCAGATTATGAAAAAAACCATCTTATTCGGCGTGGCCACAGCAACTTTGATTTCATGTCAAAGTTATCAGCCCGTTGAACTCAAGCCTCAAGATATCTTGAGCGAAATCGAAAGTCAACGAAATAAAAAAATCGACTTAGAAACATTCACTTTTGCGCAAGCCGCAAGTGCCATGGACACAAATAACTTGCGCCTTCAGCAAATTCGTCAACAATATAAAGGCCTACAAGAAGTCGCTAACTTAAAAACCCCTTTAGCTAATCCTACAATAACTGCGGGCCCCGCAAAAGGATCTCGCCTGGAAGACACGACTTCTAGCTCCACTCAAGCTTTTATCGGCATTGCTTTTAATATCCCTCTTGGTCCACGACTACGAAGAAATGATGAACTCAATGAGCTCATTGCTCTACGAGCTTATAATGAACAAGTCCTCAATCATCGCCAACTCTATTTCGAGCTCCGAGAAGCCTATGTTTCGTATAGCTTATCACAAAAAGCTATCAAACTACAAAACAAGATAGAAAAAACTTTAGAAACAACCGCAAATGCGACTAAGAAACTATTTGATTTTGGCTCGACGAGCAAACTAAGCCTAACCGAAGTTAAGCTTCAACAAGGCGAAATCAGCTTAGAAAAACTTGATCAAATTATGCAATCCAAGGAGTACTTAGCGGAACTTTCAAATTTATTGGTGATCGATGAAGGGATCCTCGAAAACCTTCAACTTGAGATTTTGAACTCAGTTGATCAGAATATTGAATTTCAGAAGCTGAAACAACAATTCATACTCAATAATCCTAGTCTTGCTCGCGCCGAAATGGCTTTTCACTTAGTCGATGCGGAACTGCGCTTAGAATTAGCTAAACAATACCCCGATCTAAGTGTGGGCTTTGATGCGGATCAAGAAGTTGGGGAACGCAAAAGAACTTATGCCATTCCCTTTTCTGTTGAGCTCCCCATTTTTGACCGCAATCAACAGGCTATTGCCCTGAGCTTAAGTCAGCGCGAACAAAAGCTCATTACTTATAAAGAGACGATGAATTCAAAAATCAGTGAACTTAAGAAGATCTACCAGCAACAAATGCTTGCGAGTCAGAAACTCGATATTCTTCAAGACGTCCTGATGCCTTTATCTAAATCTAACTTAAATGATGCTAAGCGTGCGATGGAGCTCGGAACTATTGACGCTTTACGCTACATGGACATGATCAAAGATCACCAAAAAATGCAACTACAGGTAGTGGCTCACGAAATTGAACACTGGCAAATAAAAATCCAACTAGAAATGCTTTGCGGCTTTCCTTTGAGTTCAAATAATCAAGCAGATATCAATACACTCGAAATCAAGAAAATGGAGCTTTCAAAATGAAAATAATTCTAATCACTTTGAGTCTACTAGGAATCTTTTTTTCTTGTGACAATAAAACAGTAAAAGCTGAAAAAAACCTAGATCCTCATGCTGGTCATAATCACGGAGATTCAGATAATCACAATGAGTCCGCTGATGCTCATGCAGGTCACGATCACGGGGATTCTGACAATCATGGCGAAGAGGATGATCACAAAGAAAGCGATGATGGCAATAGTTCAAAAATCTCTCCCCAAGCGATACAGAATATGGGCATAAAGATTGAAGAAATTGATTCGAGTGATTATACGATCTTCAGTCCTATCCCTGCGTATATCAGTAATCATCCTTTGAATACCCTCCCTATTTATGCGCCCTTATCGGGGCGACTCAAAAGCTTTCAGCTCGAGCCTGGACAATTCATTGAATCTGGTTCACTTCTCGTAGAAATCATACGCGATCCCATTAAGCGACCTCAATTAAACCTCGTACAAGATATTTTACGCCCTGCTTCAGAAGAGTACCATAATTCTATTGCGGTACTCCGTTCTTCTTTGCGCAATCTAAAGCTTTTGAATACTGAGCTCAAGAGATTAAACAAATTCAAAGAAAGTAGTGATGGTTTATCCATTGTTCCTCAAAAAGATTTAATTGACCTACGTTATGAGATCTCTAAAGCTACACAAGAACTCGATAACAATCGAGCCAAATTAAAACTTCACGGCTTAAGCGAAAGTGCCCTCACAAAACTTGAAGCGGGAGAGGAACTCGTCCAAAGTCCTAAGCTTTGGCTCAATGCCTTAAAGCAAAATAATATCTGGACTAAACGTTCAGAAAAGCTTTTCTCGCAAATGAGTAAATTACAAAAAACTAATCGCTGGATTATCGCCACTATTGGAGAATTATCTGCTGAAGAAATTATTGATGACACCTTAGTGGATTTTTTCTCCAAAAATCCTAAAGCCATAGATTCATTTCTCGAGATAGCCAGCTTTCTTCAGCAAGGCCACAGTTTAACTGACATTGAAAATCTCTATCATTTAGGAGCTCTCAATAGCATCATCAAAATCAAAGCCCCTATCAATAAAAACTCATGGGATTTAAAAGAGATTAATATCAAGGCTGGACAAATAGTTAAGCGTGGAGATGTATTATTCACTTTAATTGATCCCAGTAAAATGCTCATGACTGCCAAACCTAGTGGCTCAGAATTTAACCTCATCAATAATGCCGTTAAAAATCAATTCTCAATTAATGCGACTCCTTTAATAAAAAATAGTTCCATAGATCTAACAGGCCTCAAAATCTCTAAGATCATGGGTCAGGACCAAGGCTTACCCGTCGTATTGCTTCCTAGTGACAATAGTATTCTCAGCCAGCAAACTCTCAACAAAGTTAGCTATCGCAACTGGAACCTACGTGAGGGCATGAAGTACACCCTTAAAGTCCCAATTAAAAAAATCGAAGATGTGATTGTCCTACCTGCTAAAGCTGTGCTTGAACACGGTGCTGACAAAGTCGTTTTCGTACGTGAAAATGA is from Lentisphaera profundi and encodes:
- a CDS encoding HlyD family efflux transporter periplasmic adaptor subunit; this translates as MKIILITLSLLGIFFSCDNKTVKAEKNLDPHAGHNHGDSDNHNESADAHAGHDHGDSDNHGEEDDHKESDDGNSSKISPQAIQNMGIKIEEIDSSDYTIFSPIPAYISNHPLNTLPIYAPLSGRLKSFQLEPGQFIESGSLLVEIIRDPIKRPQLNLVQDILRPASEEYHNSIAVLRSSLRNLKLLNTELKRLNKFKESSDGLSIVPQKDLIDLRYEISKATQELDNNRAKLKLHGLSESALTKLEAGEELVQSPKLWLNALKQNNIWTKRSEKLFSQMSKLQKTNRWIIATIGELSAEEIIDDTLVDFFSKNPKAIDSFLEIASFLQQGHSLTDIENLYHLGALNSIIKIKAPINKNSWDLKEINIKAGQIVKRGDVLFTLIDPSKMLMTAKPSGSEFNLINNAVKNQFSINATPLIKNSSIDLTGLKISKIMGQDQGLPVVLLPSDNSILSQQTLNKVSYRNWNLREGMKYTLKVPIKKIEDVIVLPAKAVLEHGADKVVFVRENEEFIRRKVIVVYQDNDVAVIGEGSELLPEESMVTAGAFALELALISGTPQAVDPHAGHNH
- a CDS encoding TolC family protein; this translates as MKKTILFGVATATLISCQSYQPVELKPQDILSEIESQRNKKIDLETFTFAQAASAMDTNNLRLQQIRQQYKGLQEVANLKTPLANPTITAGPAKGSRLEDTTSSSTQAFIGIAFNIPLGPRLRRNDELNELIALRAYNEQVLNHRQLYFELREAYVSYSLSQKAIKLQNKIEKTLETTANATKKLFDFGSTSKLSLTEVKLQQGEISLEKLDQIMQSKEYLAELSNLLVIDEGILENLQLEILNSVDQNIEFQKLKQQFILNNPSLARAEMAFHLVDAELRLELAKQYPDLSVGFDADQEVGERKRTYAIPFSVELPIFDRNQQAIALSLSQREQKLITYKETMNSKISELKKIYQQQMLASQKLDILQDVLMPLSKSNLNDAKRAMELGTIDALRYMDMIKDHQKMQLQVVAHEIEHWQIKIQLEMLCGFPLSSNNQADINTLEIKKMELSK